From the Salmo trutta chromosome 2, fSalTru1.1, whole genome shotgun sequence genome, one window contains:
- the LOC115155600 gene encoding microfibril-associated glycoprotein 4, translated as MMFSLTLVLLVPVAVQSSLHPVDCNEVYQSGSGQNGIYTIYPAGSTSPVQVFCEMSMDSAYPGKWTVIQKRQDGSVNFHRKWNEYRSGFGSAAGEYWLGLETMHLLTMRKTYELRVDMEDFEGKKVYAQYSSFSVGPEAEGYPLKLGSFKDGGAGDSMTHHSGQKFTTLDKDQDLNDSNCGQVYYGGFWYYNCHWTNPNGIYAWGESAYGVGINWKTWKGFTYSLKTITMKIRPATG; from the exons ATGATG TTCAGCTTGACGCTGGTCCTACTGGTCCCCGTGGCGGTACAGTCCTCCCTGCATCCAGTGGACTGTAACGAGGTGTACCAATCAGGTTCTGGACAGAATGGGATTTACACTATTTATCCTGCAGGATCCACCTCACCTGTCCAGGTGTTCTGTGAGATGTCGATGGACAGTGCATATCCAGGAAAGTGGACG GTGATTCAGAAAAGACAGGATGGATCAGTGAACTTCCACAGGAAGTGGAATGAGTACAGGAGTGGGTTTGGGAGCGCAGCTGGAGAGTACTGGCTGG GACTGGAGACGATGCATCTCCTGACTATGAGAAAGACCTATGAGCTGAGGGTGGACATGGAGGACTTTGAGGGGAAGAAGGTCTATGCTcagtactcctccttctctgtTGGACCAGAGGCTGAAGGGTACCCTCTAAAGCTGGGTTCATTCAAAGATGGAGGAGCAG GAGATTCCATGACTCATCACAGTGGTCAGAAATTTACAACGTTAGATAAAGACCAGGACCTTAACGACAGCAACTGTGGCCAGGTGTACTACGGGGGATTTTGGTACTACAACTGCCATTGGACTAATCCCAATGGGATATACGCGTGGGGGGAGTCTGCCTATGGTGTTGGCATCAACTGGAAAACATGGAAAGGCTTCACATACTCCCTGAAAACAATTACCATGAAGATCAGACCAGCCACTGGATAG